The sequence GGGACGTCCATCTCGACGGTGCCGTCGAGCGTCGGCACTTCGACGGTGTCGCCGAAGGTGGCCTGCGGGAAGGAGATGGGGTGCTGGTAGTGGAGGTCGTCGCCCTCGCGTTCGAAGTCGGAGTGGTCGGCGACGGACACCTCGATGAGGAGGTCGCCGTTCGGCCCGCGGTTCGACCCGGGCGCGCCCTCGCCTTCCATCCGGAGGGTCTGGCCGTCGCGGATGCCGGCCGGGATGTCGACCGAGAGCGTCGACTCCTCGCGGACCTGCCCCTCGCCGCCACAGGTGTCACACGTCTCGCTGTAGAGCGTCCCGTCGCCGCCACACCGGCGACAGGTTCCCGTCTGTTGCATCCGCCCGAACGGCGTCTGCTGGACCTGCGTAACCTGTCCCTGTCCGTCACAGTTGGGACACGTCTCCGCGTCGGCGTCGGGCGGATGTCCCGCGCCGTCACAGTCCGAACACCGGGTCGGGCGCGTGACGGTGAACTCGCGTTCGACCCCCTCGTACGCCTCTTCGAGGTCGAGTTGGAGCGACGTGCGGAGGTCCTGCCCCTGTCGGGGTCGGCTGCCGCCGCCGCTGCCGCCCCCGCCGAAGAACTGCTCGAAGATGTCCTCGAAGCCGCCGCCCCCGCCGCCACCGAACGGGTTACCTCGAGCGCCACCGGCGCCCGCGCCGGGGCCACCGCCGTCGAAGCCGCCGCGCTTCTCGGCCTGTTCGAAGCGCTCGTGGCCCATCTGATCGTACGCCTGCCGTTTCTCCTCGTCCGTGAGCACCTCTTTGGCCTTCTTGGCCTTCTTGAACTTCTCCTCGGCGTCGGGGTCGTCGCTCACGTCCGGATGGTACTCGGTGGCTTTCTCTCGGTACGCCTGTTTGATCTCGTCTTCGGAGGCGTCCCTGGACACCCCGAGCACGTCGTAGAAATCCTCAGTCATCAGTTACTGTGAGTTACCGTCCCTACCTATTTGAAAAACGTGGCTCGCCGGCGTTACTCGTCGTCGTCGCCGTCGTCCGTCTCTTCGAAGTCGGCGTCGACGTACTCGTCGCCGTCGCCAGCGCCTGCACCGCCGGGACCGGCACCCGGACCCGCGCCGCCCATGCCGCCCGGTCCGGCGCCCGCGCCGCCGGCACCGGCCTGGGCCTGCTGAGCCTGCTCCTGGTACATCTGCTTGCCGATCTCCTGGAGTTCCGTCGAGAGCGCCTCCGTGGCGTCCTGGATCTCCTCGGTCTCGGCGTCCTCGTCGTCGAGGACCGCCTCGACCTCACTGATGGCGTCCTCGATGGACTCGCGCAGGTCGTCGTCGACCTCCTCCTCGTTCTCCTCGAGGAGGGTCTCGGCGCGCTGGACCGCGCTCTCGGCCTCGTTGCGGGCCTCGATGCGCTCGCGGCGCTGCTGGTCCTCTTCGGCGTGTTCCTCGGCCTCTTCCTGCATCTCTTCGATCTCCTCGTCCGAGAGGCCGACGCCGCCCTCGATGGTGATGGATTCGGCGTTGCCGGAGCCCTTGTCCTCGGCTTCGACGTTGACGATGCCGTTCTCGTCGATGTTGAAGCCGACTTCGATCTGGGGCGTGCCGGCGGGCGCGGGCGGAATCCCCGTCAGCTGGAACTCGCCGAGCAGTTCGTTCTCCTCGGCGATTTCGCGCTCACCCTGGAAGACGCGGACCTGGACCGATGTCTGGTTGTCCGCCGCGGTGGTGAAGATTTTGGACTCCTCGGTCGGGATGGTCGTGTTCTTCTCGATGAGGCGCTCGAACAGCCCACCCTTCACCTCGATACCGAGCGAGAGCGGCGTCACGTCGAGCAGGACGATGTCGTCGACTTCGCCGCCGAGGACGCCGCCCTGGATGGCCGCGCCCAGCGCGACGGCCTCGTCGGGGTTGACGTTTTTCTTCGGTTCCTTGCCGATCAGGTCCTCGACTTTCTCCTGAACCTGCGGCATGCGGGTCGACCCGCCGACGAGGATGACCTCGTCGATGTCGTCGGTCGCGTAGCCGGCGTCGTCGAGGGCCTGCTTCGTCGGGCCGACGGTCCGCTCGAGGAGGTCGCTCGTCAGCGATTCGAACTTCGCGCGGGTGAGCGACGTTTCGAGGTGGATGGGGCCGTCGTCCGTCGCGGTGATGAAGGGCAGATTGATGTCTGCCTCCTTGCGCGAGGAGAGTTCCACCTTGGCCTCTTCGGCGGCGTCTTTCAGGCGCTGGAGCGCCTGGCGGTCCTCGCGGAGGTCGACGCCGTGGTCGGCCTCGAACTCGTCGGCGAGGTGGTCGATGATCGCCTGGTCCCAGTCGTCGCCACCGAGGTCGTTGTCCCCGTTGGTCGCGACGACTTCGTAGACGCCGCCGCCCAGGTCGAGGACGGACACGTCGAAGGTGCCGCCACCCAGGTCGAACACGAGGACGGTCTGGTCCGACTCGTCGTCGAGGCCGTAGGCCATCGACGCCGCGGTCGGTTCGTTGACGATGCGTTCGACCTCGAAGCCGGCAATCTCGCCGGCGTCCTTGGTCGCCTGGCGCTGCCGGTCGTTGAAGTACGCCGGCACCGTGATGACCGCCTTCTCGACGTCGTCGCCGAGATACTCCTCGGCGTCGCGCTTGATCTTCTGGAGGATCATCGCCGAAATCTGCTCCGGCGTGTACTCGTCGTCGCCGACATCGACGGTGTACTCCTCCTCTCCCATGTGGCGCTTGATCGACTGGATCGTGTTCTCCGGGTTCTGGACGGCCTGGTTTTTCGCCGGTTTCCCGACGAGACGCTCGTCGTCGTCGGTGAACGCGACGACCGAGGGCGTCGTTCGGTCGCCCTCCCCGTTTACGATGATCTCCGGATCGCCTCCCTCCATCACCGCGAACGCGCTGTTCGTGGTTCCGAGGTCGATTCCGAGAATCTTGTTGCTCGCCATCTTGTCCGTGATTACCGGTTTAGGTCGGTTAAAGGTTACTAGACAGGGAGCATCACCGCCGACGGACGGGTCGACCCCGTCTGCTGATTAGCGATCGTGGTATCGACTCACACCGACCATATTTATATAGAACTGCAATTCGCTCCGGCGTCGTGTCAGGAAGCTGTTGCGAGAGTTCAGTTGCCGTCGCTGACCGTCACCTGTGCCTCCTGGATGACGGAGCCTGCCAGTTCGTAGCCGGGACGGTAGACGTCGACGACCGTCCCCTCGGGGTGGTCGCTCTCGACGCGCATCATCACCTGGTGGCGCGTCGGATCGACCGCGTCGCCAGGGTCGGGTTCGATGGGGGCGACGCCCTCCTCTTCGAGCACGCGGTCGAACGTTTCGAGCGTCGATTCGACGCCGTCGCGGATGTCTACGTCCTCGTCCTGATCGAGCGCCCGGACCAGGTCGTCGCGGACCGGAACGAGGCGCGTGAGGAAGTCCTCCGTCGCGCGCTCTTTGATCTCCTCCTGGCGCTTCTCGGCGCGTTTCTTGTAGTTCTGGAAGTCGGCCTGTTTCCGCTTCAACCGAGATTCGAGGTCGTCGGCTCGTTCCTCTTCCTCGTCGAGATGGGCTTTCAGCGCGTCGATGCGTTCTTCGAGGTTCGCCACGGCCGCGCCGAGTTCCTCGTCGTACTCTCCGACCCGGTCGGCGAGGTCAGTCGCCTCGCCAGCCGCCGATTCGTCGTCGTCCGCGGCGACGTCGCCCGTCGCCCCGTCGGCCGCATCCTCGTGCATGGTCGAGAGAAGCGCCTCGGATCGCTTAAGACTTGCAGAACGCGGTGACTACTGGTACATCCCGAGTGGCCGCGCCTGCGAACTCGTCTCGTCCGCCTCCTGCATCTGCTGGGCGAGGCGGTGTTTGGCCTGCTGGATCTCCTCGGCGCGCTCCGTCAGTTCCGTCACCGGCACGTCGATACCGAGCAACGGCGAGATGCCCTCCTGGATCAGTTTCGCTGCCGACTCCGGGTCCGGAAAGCGGGGGTCGCATTCGACGACCAGTCCCAGCGCCTCGTCGTCGTCGCGGACCGCCCGACTCAGCAGCGCGCCCGTCGGCCCGGAGACCAGTCCCGACTCCGGCGGCGGGGCGATCCCTTCCGCTTCGAGGCGCTCGCCCATCCCGCCCGTCCCGATGCCGTACATGCTGGGCGACGCCGTTTCCTCTCGCTCCTCGCCGAGTCCGCTGAGGTAGATGGGTAACGTCTCGTCGCTCGCCGGCCAGCCCTCGAAGCAGTCGCCGAACTCCAGGGCGGCCTCGGGCGAGACCGGTACGTCGCTCCGCAGCGCGAGCAGGTCTCGCTCGGGGTCGGCGTACAGCCGAACCGGCGTCGCGAGATCGTATCTCTCTTCCTGATACGTCGCTACCGGCGGCAACCGCTCACAGTGAACGTTGGCGTAGTGGACCATATCGAGCGTCTCCGAGAGGTGGTCGGTCGCGAGCTTGCCGACGAGCCCGACGCCCGGCAACCCCTCGATGAGCGTCGGCGAGTCGAGCGACACGTCGTCCCGGAGGATTTCGATGCGCTCCATACCGGCTCTTGTCGGCCGTCGTCAAAAAGCCCATAGCCTATAGTAGCCTTTGTAAGCCATCGCACACCTGCTCACATGCCATCCGCCGATCAGGTGTGCGGACAGTTCCAAACGCTACTATACACCCACCCCGGTTCCAAAGGCACAAATCGGACCGCGTGCAACGGCCGGCATGGTCACGTTTCTCGCCGGCGGGACGGGTACGCCGAAACTGCTCGACGGCGTTCGGGCAGCCTTCGACCCCGCTGCGGTGACCGTCGTCGCCAACACCGGTGACGACGTGGAACTCGGCGGCCACCT comes from Haloplanus sp. XH21 and encodes:
- the dnaJ gene encoding molecular chaperone DnaJ, encoding MTEDFYDVLGVSRDASEDEIKQAYREKATEYHPDVSDDPDAEEKFKKAKKAKEVLTDEEKRQAYDQMGHERFEQAEKRGGFDGGGPGAGAGGARGNPFGGGGGGGFEDIFEQFFGGGGSGGGSRPRQGQDLRTSLQLDLEEAYEGVEREFTVTRPTRCSDCDGAGHPPDADAETCPNCDGQGQVTQVQQTPFGRMQQTGTCRRCGGDGTLYSETCDTCGGEGQVREESTLSVDIPAGIRDGQTLRMEGEGAPGSNRGPNGDLLIEVSVADHSDFEREGDDLHYQHPISFPQATFGDTVEVPTLDGTVEMDVPEGTQSGETFRLKNKGMPRLRRRGRGDLYVQVQVVTPDSLNDEQREALEQFAEAGGEEVEVNEGFFERIKSSF
- the dnaK gene encoding molecular chaperone DnaK yields the protein MASNKILGIDLGTTNSAFAVMEGGDPEIIVNGEGDRTTPSVVAFTDDDERLVGKPAKNQAVQNPENTIQSIKRHMGEEEYTVDVGDDEYTPEQISAMILQKIKRDAEEYLGDDVEKAVITVPAYFNDRQRQATKDAGEIAGFEVERIVNEPTAASMAYGLDDESDQTVLVFDLGGGTFDVSVLDLGGGVYEVVATNGDNDLGGDDWDQAIIDHLADEFEADHGVDLREDRQALQRLKDAAEEAKVELSSRKEADINLPFITATDDGPIHLETSLTRAKFESLTSDLLERTVGPTKQALDDAGYATDDIDEVILVGGSTRMPQVQEKVEDLIGKEPKKNVNPDEAVALGAAIQGGVLGGEVDDIVLLDVTPLSLGIEVKGGLFERLIEKNTTIPTEESKIFTTAADNQTSVQVRVFQGEREIAEENELLGEFQLTGIPPAPAGTPQIEVGFNIDENGIVNVEAEDKGSGNAESITIEGGVGLSDEEIEEMQEEAEEHAEEDQQRRERIEARNEAESAVQRAETLLEENEEEVDDDLRESIEDAISEVEAVLDDEDAETEEIQDATEALSTELQEIGKQMYQEQAQQAQAGAGGAGAGPGGMGGAGPGAGPGGAGAGDGDEYVDADFEETDDGDDDE
- the grpE gene encoding nucleotide exchange factor GrpE encodes the protein MHEDAADGATGDVAADDDESAAGEATDLADRVGEYDEELGAAVANLEERIDALKAHLDEEEERADDLESRLKRKQADFQNYKKRAEKRQEEIKERATEDFLTRLVPVRDDLVRALDQDEDVDIRDGVESTLETFDRVLEEEGVAPIEPDPGDAVDPTRHQVMMRVESDHPEGTVVDVYRPGYELAGSVIQEAQVTVSDGN
- a CDS encoding proteasome assembly chaperone family protein, coding for MERIEILRDDVSLDSPTLIEGLPGVGLVGKLATDHLSETLDMVHYANVHCERLPPVATYQEERYDLATPVRLYADPERDLLALRSDVPVSPEAALEFGDCFEGWPASDETLPIYLSGLGEEREETASPSMYGIGTGGMGERLEAEGIAPPPESGLVSGPTGALLSRAVRDDDEALGLVVECDPRFPDPESAAKLIQEGISPLLGIDVPVTELTERAEEIQQAKHRLAQQMQEADETSSQARPLGMYQ